From a single Alkalihalophilus pseudofirmus genomic region:
- a CDS encoding thiamine-binding protein yields MATVTAGFQVLPNGKDVDTDGVIPKIVEVVQNSGLTYHVGPMETVIEGSIDDVFNVIKSAQQVGIDEGASDVLTNIKLHYHEDGVSIKDKLTHVKEGMQGK; encoded by the coding sequence ATGGCAACTGTAACAGCAGGATTTCAAGTATTACCGAACGGGAAAGATGTTGATACGGACGGTGTGATTCCAAAGATTGTAGAGGTTGTTCAAAACTCTGGACTCACCTATCATGTAGGACCGATGGAAACGGTAATAGAAGGAAGTATTGATGATGTATTTAATGTGATCAAATCAGCACAGCAAGTTGGTATTGATGAAGGGGCAAGCGATGTGTTAACGAATATCAAGCTTCATTACCACGAAGATGGTGTGTCGATCAAGGATAAGCTGACCCATGTCAAGGAAGGAATGCAGGGTAAATAG
- a CDS encoding alpha/beta hydrolase family protein: MIIDKQKVPSPHSSISLYLITYISDGLQVKGYLAEPRTLTREKLPGLVYLRGGIKNVGMVRIQRVIQWAAEGFVVIAPFYRGNKGGEGQEDFAGEDREDAHTACDILFSHPTVDPDSIHLIGFSRGGVMALLTALHNKRVASLISWNGVTDMFLTYEERVDLRRMMKRVIGGTPNKYPERYVDRTPLDQLQDLQSSVLIIHGMKDEHVSIEHAYRLEQALNQVNKKVDAWYYPDYTHHFPAKEQQRILTEAGKWLKAQRKHGLG, encoded by the coding sequence ATGATCATCGATAAACAAAAAGTACCATCCCCTCACTCCTCCATTTCATTGTATTTAATTACATACATAAGTGATGGGTTGCAAGTAAAGGGATATTTAGCCGAACCGCGAACGCTCACTCGTGAGAAGCTTCCGGGACTTGTTTATTTAAGAGGGGGCATAAAAAATGTTGGGATGGTTCGAATTCAGCGGGTGATTCAATGGGCAGCCGAAGGATTTGTCGTCATTGCTCCATTTTATCGTGGTAATAAAGGGGGAGAGGGACAGGAAGATTTTGCAGGGGAAGATCGAGAAGATGCACATACAGCTTGTGATATCCTATTCAGTCATCCAACTGTTGACCCCGATAGTATCCACCTTATCGGATTCTCAAGAGGGGGAGTCATGGCACTTTTAACTGCACTGCACAATAAGAGAGTTGCTTCTCTTATCAGCTGGAATGGTGTGACGGATATGTTTTTAACGTATGAGGAACGAGTCGATTTAAGAAGGATGATGAAGAGAGTGATAGGAGGGACACCAAATAAATATCCAGAGAGATATGTAGACCGAACACCCCTGGATCAACTGCAGGATCTTCAATCTTCTGTTTTAATTATCCACGGGATGAAAGATGAGCATGTATCGATTGAGCATGCTTATAGACTGGAGCAGGCTCTAAATCAGGTAAATAAAAAAGTTGATGCTTGGTATTACCCTGATTACACTCATCATTTTCCTGCAAAAGAACAACAGAGAATTCTGACAGAGGCAGGGAAGTGGCTAAAAGCGCAACGAAAACACGGACTTGGTTAA
- a CDS encoding ABC transporter substrate-binding protein, with protein sequence MKLKKWIWLPLLISLILISISCSFGNGSNEKVRVAEVTRSIFYAPLYAAMAQGYFEEEGIDLELTTAWGGDKTMTALLSDGADIALVGAETSIYVYAQNASDPVINFAGLTQTDGTFLVAREPTAEFHWDDLKGSTFLGQRKGGMPQMVGEHVLRQHGIDPRKDLNLLQHIDFGNIPSAFASGTGDYVQLFEPQATLFENEGLGHIVASFGEESGEVPYTVFMTKESTLTNNNEMIERFTRALYKGQQWVSEQPPEIIAATIVTFFEDTPVDVVTQVVERYKEQGSYATDPFLSSGAWDNLQTIMDASGELPLYVEYEELVNTQIAESIVE encoded by the coding sequence ATGAAACTGAAAAAATGGATATGGCTCCCGTTACTTATCAGTCTGATCCTTATTTCTATTAGCTGTTCATTTGGAAATGGTTCTAATGAAAAAGTAAGAGTAGCTGAAGTGACCCGGTCTATCTTTTATGCCCCTCTTTATGCCGCAATGGCACAAGGTTATTTTGAAGAAGAAGGAATTGATCTTGAGTTAACCACTGCTTGGGGCGGAGATAAAACAATGACTGCGTTATTATCTGACGGTGCTGATATTGCACTCGTTGGGGCTGAGACATCGATATATGTCTATGCACAAAATGCCTCTGATCCTGTTATTAACTTTGCCGGACTTACCCAAACAGACGGCACATTTCTTGTAGCTAGAGAACCGACTGCTGAGTTTCATTGGGATGATTTAAAAGGCAGTACGTTCCTCGGTCAACGTAAAGGCGGCATGCCGCAAATGGTAGGCGAGCATGTATTAAGACAGCATGGAATTGACCCTAGGAAAGACTTAAACTTGCTGCAGCATATCGATTTTGGAAACATCCCGAGTGCTTTTGCTTCTGGTACAGGTGATTATGTTCAATTATTCGAGCCTCAAGCAACGTTGTTTGAAAATGAAGGATTAGGCCATATTGTTGCCTCATTTGGTGAAGAGTCCGGAGAGGTTCCATACACGGTCTTTATGACAAAAGAAAGTACCCTTACGAATAACAACGAAATGATTGAACGCTTTACCCGTGCACTATACAAAGGACAACAATGGGTAAGTGAACAACCTCCTGAAATCATCGCTGCGACCATTGTAACCTTTTTTGAAGATACGCCGGTTGATGTCGTCACTCAAGTAGTAGAGCGCTATAAGGAACAAGGGTCTTATGCAACGGATCCTTTCTTATCATCAGGTGCTTGGGACAATTTACAAACGATCATGGATGCATCAGGGGAGCTGCCATTGTATGTTGAATACGAAGAGCTGGTAAACACCCAAATTGCAGAATCGATCGTAGAGTAA
- a CDS encoding ABC transporter ATP-binding protein produces MGNLRVDDVSLTYLSKSDATKALVDIHFSVENGEFISILGPSGCGKTTLLSLVAGILKPTSGTVTLDGIPTSSKQANIGYMLQQDYLFPWLSIESNIMLGQKILGMDKPQSKDLALSLLEKVGLLDKLTHYPAQLSGGMRQRVALVRMMATNPSLLLLDEPFSALDYQTKLKLEDLVATILKEEQKTAILVTHDIGEAIAMSDRVILLSARPGRIAKIFDIPKEIRGVLPFEARQLSSYTELFNEIWKELESLETNKG; encoded by the coding sequence ATGGGAAATTTACGTGTAGATGATGTCTCACTCACTTATTTATCCAAGAGTGATGCCACTAAAGCTCTTGTCGACATTCACTTTTCAGTTGAGAATGGAGAATTCATCTCCATTCTCGGCCCAAGCGGCTGCGGGAAAACCACTCTCTTATCCCTTGTAGCAGGAATCCTTAAGCCCACTTCAGGAACCGTAACACTAGACGGGATTCCTACCTCAAGTAAGCAGGCGAATATCGGCTACATGCTTCAACAAGATTACTTGTTTCCTTGGCTGTCTATCGAATCTAATATTATGCTGGGCCAAAAAATATTAGGAATGGATAAGCCGCAGTCTAAGGATTTAGCTCTTTCATTATTAGAGAAAGTTGGACTTTTGGATAAGCTGACACATTACCCAGCGCAGCTATCAGGAGGAATGCGGCAGCGCGTGGCACTTGTTAGAATGATGGCTACAAATCCTTCTTTGCTGCTTTTAGATGAACCCTTCTCTGCTCTTGATTATCAAACGAAATTAAAACTAGAAGATTTAGTAGCCACGATTTTAAAAGAAGAACAAAAGACAGCGATTCTTGTCACCCATGATATCGGTGAAGCCATTGCGATGTCTGACCGTGTGATTTTATTATCTGCCAGACCAGGCCGGATCGCTAAAATCTTTGACATTCCAAAGGAAATCAGAGGCGTTCTTCCATTTGAAGCAAGACAGCTTTCTTCCTATACAGAGCTTTTTAATGAAATATGGAAGGAGCTGGAGAGTCTTGAAACAAACAAAGGATGA
- a CDS encoding ABC transporter permease, whose protein sequence is MKQTKDDLSQADLHQTYLRSLKKEKRNVLFVQLIILMSFIGIWEISARNGWIDQLLFSMPSRIFNLLVTRITDGTLITHTSVTLFETVLGFIIGTLAGTILAAVLWWSPFTSKVLDPYLVILNSMPKVALGPILIVGLGPGFTSIIAMGALISVIITTMVVYTAFKEVDANYIKVMQTFQASKRQTFQSVILPACVPTIISTLKVNVGLSWVGVIVGEFLVSKQGLGYLIIYGFQVFNFTLVLMSLFVIAILATIMYKAVEWLETKLVKHF, encoded by the coding sequence TTGAAACAAACAAAGGATGATTTAAGTCAAGCTGATTTGCACCAAACGTATCTGCGCTCCTTAAAGAAGGAAAAACGAAATGTACTATTTGTTCAATTAATCATCCTGATGTCATTTATCGGCATATGGGAAATTTCTGCTAGAAATGGCTGGATCGACCAACTATTGTTCAGCATGCCCTCTCGAATTTTCAACCTTTTAGTCACCCGAATAACGGATGGAACTCTGATTACACATACCTCAGTCACTTTATTTGAAACGGTGCTTGGATTTATTATAGGAACACTAGCCGGAACGATCTTAGCAGCCGTCTTATGGTGGTCACCTTTTACTTCTAAGGTGCTTGACCCTTATTTAGTCATTTTAAATTCAATGCCCAAAGTGGCGCTTGGGCCCATTTTAATTGTGGGGCTTGGACCAGGCTTCACTTCAATTATCGCCATGGGGGCGTTAATTTCTGTTATTATTACCACGATGGTCGTCTACACAGCATTTAAAGAAGTGGATGCTAATTATATTAAAGTGATGCAAACATTCCAGGCTTCTAAGAGGCAGACCTTCCAATCAGTCATATTGCCTGCTTGTGTTCCAACAATTATCTCAACCTTAAAGGTCAATGTAGGACTTAGCTGGGTGGGTGTCATTGTTGGTGAATTTTTAGTCTCAAAGCAAGGGCTTGGCTATCTTATTATTTACGGATTCCAAGTGTTTAATTTCACACTTGTCCTAATGAGCTTGTTTGTTATCGCTATACTTGCAACCATTATGTATAAAGCAGTTGAATGGCTTGAGACAAAGCTTGTCAAACATTTCTAG
- the ytkD gene encoding RNA deprotection pyrophosphohydrolase produces MRQFTDQNGNTVRLVLNGEEPFSNDPKHVWVICKYRHQWLLTTHQKRGLEFPGGKVEYGETPLEAAHREVLEETGALIHSITWLGQYEVAAEEERIHKNIYFAVISTLQEKDCYYETNGPVCLDALPDTIREDSRFSFVMKDDVLTYCVDYLRKEQLLK; encoded by the coding sequence ATGCGGCAATTTACTGATCAAAATGGGAATACGGTTCGTCTAGTGTTAAATGGGGAAGAACCGTTCTCAAATGACCCTAAACATGTGTGGGTCATCTGTAAATATCGTCATCAGTGGCTTCTAACGACACATCAAAAGAGAGGTCTGGAGTTTCCTGGCGGCAAGGTTGAGTACGGGGAAACCCCATTAGAAGCTGCGCATAGAGAAGTACTTGAAGAGACTGGTGCTCTGATTCATTCGATAACATGGCTTGGGCAATATGAAGTAGCCGCAGAGGAAGAGCGTATTCATAAGAATATTTACTTTGCAGTGATATCAACTTTGCAAGAAAAAGATTGTTACTATGAGACAAATGGGCCAGTTTGCCTTGACGCTCTGCCTGATACAATCAGAGAGGATTCACGCTTTAGTTTTGTAATGAAAGATGACGTGTTAACCTATTGCGTAGACTATTTAAGAAAAGAGCAGCTCCTTAAATGA
- a CDS encoding MFS transporter — protein sequence MEDKKKWDLLSIASIPLVMTLGNSMLIPVLPIIERELSISSFQASLLITVYSVVAIICIPIAGYISDQIGRKRVIIPSLIIAALGGLLAGFAAWQMESSYWVIMFGRLLQGVGAAGASPIVLPLVGDLFTDEQEVSNGLGVIETSNTFGKVLSPIVGAFLASLLWYLPFLAFPVFCVISIALIIFLVKSPSMQKDPLAGKEFFLSLKVIFKREGAWLYAVFLIGAICMFILFGVLFYLSTMLEEQYQIEGVKKGIILAIPLAALCIASLSAGKIIGQEKWLMKRMTLTGVSLLTISMLALSFSDDIYFLLTALLSSGIGIGIALPSLDALVTEGIQMEQRGSVTSLYSSMRFVGVAAGPPVFAILMNTTHSLLFLIQAGVGAAAIIIAICFIRPDKGSDPTW from the coding sequence ATGGAAGATAAGAAAAAATGGGACTTGTTATCGATCGCATCAATTCCCCTTGTCATGACATTAGGGAATTCGATGCTTATTCCTGTGTTGCCTATTATTGAACGTGAATTATCCATAAGTTCCTTTCAAGCAAGCTTGTTAATAACCGTTTATTCAGTGGTGGCCATTATATGTATACCAATAGCGGGGTATATCTCCGACCAAATCGGTAGAAAGCGTGTCATTATCCCAAGTCTAATCATTGCAGCACTAGGAGGTTTACTAGCTGGTTTTGCGGCGTGGCAGATGGAGTCCTCGTATTGGGTGATTATGTTTGGCAGACTGCTGCAAGGGGTTGGCGCAGCTGGTGCTTCTCCAATCGTACTCCCGCTTGTAGGTGATTTATTTACAGATGAGCAGGAAGTCAGCAATGGACTTGGAGTGATTGAGACGTCTAATACATTTGGAAAAGTGCTTAGCCCAATCGTCGGTGCTTTTTTGGCTTCGCTCCTTTGGTACTTGCCTTTTTTAGCCTTTCCCGTCTTCTGTGTCATTTCTATTGCACTTATCATTTTTCTAGTGAAATCTCCATCGATGCAAAAGGACCCTTTAGCTGGAAAAGAATTTTTCCTGTCATTAAAAGTCATCTTTAAAAGGGAAGGGGCTTGGTTATACGCTGTATTTCTGATTGGTGCGATTTGTATGTTTATTTTATTTGGTGTTCTGTTTTATTTATCTACCATGTTAGAGGAGCAATATCAAATTGAAGGAGTGAAAAAAGGGATTATTCTAGCGATCCCGCTGGCAGCCCTTTGCATAGCTTCTTTATCTGCGGGAAAAATCATCGGGCAAGAAAAATGGCTGATGAAACGAATGACATTAACTGGGGTAAGTTTATTAACTATTTCAATGCTTGCACTGTCCTTTTCAGATGACATCTACTTTTTACTAACGGCCTTACTCAGCAGCGGGATTGGAATTGGAATTGCTCTGCCTAGTCTGGATGCATTGGTAACCGAAGGAATACAGATGGAACAAAGAGGGTCTGTTACTTCTTTATACTCAAGTATGCGCTTTGTTGGTGTAGCAGCAGGTCCCCCTGTTTTTGCAATATTAATGAATACGACCCATTCTCTTCTCTTTCTAATCCAAGCAGGCGTTGGAGCGGCAGCCATTATCATTGCCATTTGCTTTATACGACCTGATAAAGGCAGCGATCCAACATGGTAA
- a CDS encoding YwpF-like family protein, which translates to MKTFKLYSLCILEGSEGSIKQRAVPLKDGLIINMENEEHTWHIDAVMEESFKGYFEEIKQESGHLLVDAIITSKNNHPATMVTNVVTITDLSDGISVLLEAKLVLQKDEVIEDVIEDLVEEGLSGEQLVQEFKSRKENLAAHSENTLAEVYASLKESGNYQLK; encoded by the coding sequence GTGAAAACGTTTAAGCTATACTCACTATGTATATTAGAAGGCAGCGAGGGTTCGATTAAGCAGCGTGCGGTCCCATTAAAAGATGGATTAATTATAAACATGGAAAACGAGGAACATACTTGGCATATTGATGCTGTCATGGAGGAATCATTTAAAGGTTACTTCGAGGAAATCAAACAAGAAAGCGGCCATTTGCTTGTAGATGCTATTATTACGTCTAAAAACAATCACCCTGCAACAATGGTCACAAATGTTGTTACGATCACAGACTTATCGGATGGAATCAGTGTGTTATTAGAAGCCAAGTTAGTTCTGCAAAAGGACGAAGTGATTGAAGATGTGATTGAGGACCTGGTCGAAGAGGGACTTAGTGGTGAGCAGTTAGTCCAGGAATTCAAAAGCCGTAAAGAAAACTTAGCAGCTCACTCAGAAAACACGTTAGCTGAAGTGTATGCATCATTAAAAGAGAGCGGCAACTATCAACTGAAATAA
- the bioA gene encoding adenosylmethionine--8-amino-7-oxononanoate transaminase, whose protein sequence is MEKDMLIQKSKDLLWLPFTQMKDYEEDPLVIEHGEGVRLYDTEGKSYYDGYSSLWLNVHGHKKKELDDAIKEQLGKVAHTTLLGAANRPAIELAERLIDLTPAPLKRVFYSDSGAEAVEIGLKIAFQYWRNKGYQDKTKFVTVTNGYHGDTVGAISVGAVDIFHTTYKPLMFDSYKVPFPTVYRNELPDPVDVRDQALAELETMLSEKGKEIAAVIMEGMVQGAGGMHVMPNGYLKGVENLCKKHDVLLIIDEVATGFGRTGKMFAVEHEEVEPDIMMVAKGITGGYLPIAATLTTEEIYKAFYADYAELKTFFHGHSYTGNQLGCAAALANLDIFEQEKVMEDVERKTAFVKEKLEALKDLPHVGDIRQLGLMVGIELVLNKETKQPFPWVERIGYQTTLEMRKLGMLSRPLGDTIVFMPPYASSYEDLDAMISIMEQAIKETTSKVLQT, encoded by the coding sequence ATGGAAAAAGATATGCTTATTCAAAAAAGTAAGGACTTGCTTTGGCTGCCTTTTACTCAAATGAAAGATTATGAAGAAGACCCGTTAGTTATTGAACATGGAGAAGGGGTCAGATTATATGATACAGAGGGCAAAAGTTATTATGATGGATATTCATCCCTGTGGTTAAATGTCCACGGCCATAAAAAGAAAGAACTAGATGATGCGATTAAAGAGCAGCTAGGAAAAGTCGCTCATACAACGCTTTTAGGAGCAGCGAATAGACCAGCTATTGAACTCGCTGAACGATTGATTGATCTAACTCCTGCTCCATTAAAGAGAGTATTTTACTCAGACAGCGGGGCAGAGGCTGTTGAAATAGGGTTGAAGATTGCCTTTCAATATTGGAGAAATAAAGGGTATCAAGATAAAACGAAATTTGTGACAGTGACCAATGGCTACCATGGTGACACAGTTGGGGCAATTAGCGTTGGAGCAGTAGACATTTTTCATACTACATACAAGCCGTTAATGTTTGACAGCTATAAAGTGCCGTTTCCGACGGTTTATCGCAATGAGCTGCCGGACCCGGTTGACGTTAGGGATCAAGCGCTGGCTGAACTTGAGACGATGTTAAGTGAAAAAGGCAAGGAGATTGCCGCTGTAATAATGGAAGGTATGGTCCAAGGTGCAGGCGGAATGCATGTGATGCCTAATGGGTATTTAAAAGGGGTAGAGAACCTTTGCAAGAAACACGACGTCTTATTAATTATCGATGAAGTGGCAACCGGGTTTGGCCGCACAGGTAAAATGTTTGCGGTGGAGCATGAAGAAGTGGAGCCGGACATTATGATGGTGGCTAAAGGAATTACAGGCGGCTACCTTCCTATTGCAGCTACGTTAACAACAGAGGAAATTTATAAAGCGTTCTATGCAGATTATGCTGAGCTGAAAACCTTCTTCCACGGTCATTCTTATACAGGAAATCAGCTGGGGTGTGCTGCTGCTCTTGCAAACTTAGATATTTTCGAACAAGAAAAAGTAATGGAAGATGTTGAGAGGAAAACGGCATTTGTCAAAGAAAAGCTGGAGGCATTAAAAGACTTGCCGCATGTGGGAGATATTAGACAGCTTGGCTTAATGGTGGGGATTGAACTTGTACTTAATAAAGAGACGAAGCAGCCTTTTCCATGGGTTGAGCGCATCGGTTATCAGACAACTCTTGAAATGAGGAAGCTCGGCATGTTATCACGTCCACTAGGCGATACCATTGTATTTATGCCTCCTTATGCAAGCAGCTACGAGGACCTCGATGCGATGATTTCCATCATGGAACAAGCGATAAAAGAAACAACGAGTAAGGTATTGCAAACTTAA
- the bioD gene encoding dethiobiotin synthase: MAGIFITGNDTDVGKTVACAYVVRTLRQAGINAVAYKPVQTGIETDQADMEFYKQVAGHAAAAQTTYTYKVPCSPHLAAELENSAIGIEQIINQIRQLEKEYDLVVVEGAGGLVVPLSSDGTTMTTLIQQIGFPVLVVAKSKVGVLNHTALTIHYARSKGIKVNGIILNECGNKLDPIEEDNKRMLEEMNDTSIIVKLPVFEPAALIEQLQQMADSVLNERLLQACEVHKNGKRYAYSKK; this comes from the coding sequence TTGGCAGGAATATTTATTACGGGAAATGATACAGACGTAGGAAAAACGGTAGCATGTGCTTATGTAGTACGTACATTGAGACAAGCTGGCATTAATGCAGTGGCTTACAAACCTGTACAGACGGGAATCGAAACCGACCAAGCGGACATGGAGTTTTATAAACAAGTGGCAGGACATGCTGCGGCAGCACAGACTACATATACATATAAGGTGCCTTGTTCACCTCATTTAGCAGCTGAACTCGAAAATTCAGCAATTGGTATTGAACAGATAATTAATCAAATAAGACAGTTAGAAAAAGAGTATGATCTAGTCGTTGTTGAAGGGGCGGGAGGACTGGTTGTCCCGTTATCATCTGATGGTACGACGATGACCACGCTTATTCAGCAAATAGGCTTTCCAGTGCTCGTGGTAGCTAAATCAAAAGTAGGAGTCCTAAATCATACGGCCTTGACCATTCATTATGCGAGAAGCAAAGGAATTAAAGTTAATGGAATCATCTTGAACGAATGCGGCAATAAGTTAGATCCGATCGAAGAAGACAATAAACGAATGCTTGAAGAAATGAATGACACATCAATTATTGTAAAGCTGCCAGTCTTTGAGCCAGCCGCTCTAATAGAACAGCTGCAACAAATGGCCGATTCCGTTTTAAATGAAAGATTACTACAAGCTTGTGAGGTGCATAAAAATGGAAAAAGATATGCTTATTCAAAAAAGTAA
- the sda gene encoding sporulation histidine kinase inhibitor Sda yields MEQIRNDILIDAYLKAIELELDLEFLELLYQELQTRELEQFVSPPSKKTTKIS; encoded by the coding sequence ATGGAACAGATTCGTAATGATATTCTTATTGATGCTTATTTAAAAGCAATAGAGCTAGAGTTAGATCTTGAATTTTTAGAGCTTCTTTACCAAGAATTACAGACCAGGGAACTTGAGCAATTTGTGTCTCCTCCTTCGAAAAAAACAACGAAAATAAGTTGA
- a CDS encoding MalY/PatB family protein: MSTKLEFIEDRRGTDSMKWDMTEARFGAKDVIPLWVADMDIKAPRPVIDALKDKVEHGIFGYPAPSVKADEAICTWLLNRYSWEVNPESFIYTSGIVPTISHMIQAFTEPGDEVIIQTPVYYPFYDVIEKNGRIILKNSLKRVEDQYEMDYDHLESLITEKTKVLLLSHPHNPVGRVWKQEELEKVAQICKKHDLLVISDEIHADLLFDGQKHIPIASINEDMAMRTLTCLAPSKTFNLAGIQASYAVVIDPNKRLKLKQFIQSTFSSINIFSQAATEAAYRHGEEWLSELMDYIQQNYEFVEQYFKEHMPKIKPIKPEGTYLLWIDFEELGMPEKERNEWLLHEAKVAFNHGPIFGPEGEHFERMNLACSKDTLAKALKQMKQAYNKKGF, translated from the coding sequence TTGAGTACAAAGCTAGAATTTATTGAAGATAGAAGAGGGACAGACTCTATGAAATGGGATATGACGGAAGCTCGTTTTGGAGCGAAGGACGTTATTCCTTTATGGGTAGCTGATATGGATATTAAAGCACCGCGCCCAGTTATAGATGCATTAAAAGATAAAGTAGAACACGGTATTTTTGGGTACCCAGCTCCTTCTGTAAAAGCAGACGAAGCTATATGCACTTGGTTACTAAACCGATATAGCTGGGAAGTTAATCCTGAATCCTTTATTTACACATCAGGGATTGTCCCGACAATCAGTCATATGATTCAAGCTTTTACCGAACCGGGTGACGAAGTTATTATTCAAACGCCTGTTTACTATCCTTTTTACGATGTTATTGAGAAAAATGGGCGTATTATTTTGAAGAACTCGCTTAAGCGAGTAGAAGATCAATATGAGATGGACTATGACCATTTAGAATCATTGATTACTGAAAAGACAAAAGTGCTGCTGCTGTCTCATCCTCACAACCCTGTAGGCCGCGTGTGGAAGCAAGAGGAACTTGAAAAAGTAGCTCAAATTTGCAAGAAGCATGATTTGCTAGTTATATCTGATGAAATTCATGCTGACCTCCTTTTTGATGGTCAAAAGCATATTCCGATCGCTTCTATCAATGAAGATATGGCAATGCGGACATTGACGTGCCTTGCGCCTAGCAAAACGTTTAACCTGGCCGGAATCCAGGCATCATATGCTGTTGTGATTGATCCGAATAAGAGACTAAAGCTTAAACAATTTATCCAATCAACATTCAGCTCGATAAATATTTTCTCACAAGCAGCGACAGAGGCAGCGTATCGTCACGGAGAAGAATGGCTAAGCGAGTTGATGGATTATATCCAGCAAAACTATGAATTTGTGGAACAGTACTTTAAAGAACATATGCCAAAAATCAAACCAATTAAGCCAGAAGGCACATATCTTCTATGGATTGATTTTGAGGAGCTTGGTATGCCTGAGAAAGAGCGAAATGAATGGCTGCTGCACGAAGCGAAAGTAGCCTTTAATCACGGTCCGATCTTTGGTCCAGAAGGCGAGCATTTTGAAAGAATGAACTTAGCTTGTTCAAAAGACACCTTAGCAAAAGCACTTAAGCAAATGAAGCAAGCATATAATAAAAAAGGATTCTAA
- a CDS encoding 2-hydroxyacid dehydrogenase, with product MKVVVTRKFPDSIINPLRDKYEVVMWEYEDKVMPRDLLLQESKDADALLVNLTDDINDELYEQSPKLKVVSTMAVGYDNIDVAGAIERGIKVGHTPNVLTDATADLTFALILASGRRLIEAADVIRRDEWKSWAPFYLTGQEVSHKTIGIIGMGRIGEAVAKRAQGFSMNILYHNRSRKREAEETLHASYVTFDELLERSDYVVLLAPSTPETKKMMGHEQFAKMKKSAVFINTSRGTNVDEEALYEALKTNEIYAAGLDVFDQEPISADHPLLKLPNVTAMPHIGSAALETRMKMAQMARDHIIEGLEGRDLTHEVN from the coding sequence ATGAAGGTTGTCGTAACAAGAAAGTTTCCAGATTCGATCATCAACCCGTTAAGAGACAAATATGAGGTAGTGATGTGGGAATATGAAGATAAAGTAATGCCTCGTGATCTTTTATTACAAGAAAGTAAGGATGCTGATGCATTACTAGTGAATTTAACAGATGACATTAATGATGAATTATATGAACAGTCGCCAAAGCTAAAAGTAGTGAGTACAATGGCGGTTGGATATGACAATATAGACGTAGCAGGGGCTATAGAGCGAGGAATTAAAGTCGGGCATACGCCTAACGTTTTAACAGATGCAACGGCTGATCTGACATTTGCTTTAATTTTAGCGAGTGGAAGAAGGCTTATAGAAGCAGCAGATGTAATTAGAAGAGACGAATGGAAAAGCTGGGCGCCTTTTTATTTGACCGGTCAAGAAGTTTCGCATAAGACAATTGGCATTATCGGTATGGGGCGTATAGGTGAAGCAGTGGCAAAGAGAGCTCAAGGATTCTCGATGAATATTCTCTATCATAACCGATCAAGAAAACGAGAAGCAGAAGAGACATTACATGCTTCCTATGTTACTTTTGATGAGCTTTTGGAGCGATCAGACTATGTAGTCTTATTAGCCCCTTCCACTCCTGAGACGAAAAAAATGATGGGACATGAACAATTTGCTAAGATGAAAAAATCCGCTGTGTTTATTAATACGTCCCGTGGGACAAACGTAGATGAAGAGGCTTTATATGAGGCTTTAAAAACAAATGAAATTTATGCCGCTGGCCTAGATGTATTTGATCAGGAGCCGATCTCTGCAGATCATCCGCTGCTTAAGTTACCTAATGTTACCGCAATGCCTCACATTGGGAGTGCTGCGCTTGAAACAAGAATGAAAATGGCTCAAATGGCAAGAGACCATATTATCGAAGGATTAGAAGGCAGGGACCTTACACACGAAGTAAACTGA